GGTACCTGGGGTTCCAGTACGCGGTGGCCCTTTCTGACCGGCCCGCAGACGAGATCGCGGAAGCAATTGGCGAGCCCCCCGAGGTGGTGGCCGGCTGGCTGGGACTCTGGGCCCGCTACCGGGACAGCAAAGACGGTGCCCGGGAGAGGGTGCCCCAAAAGGGCGTGCTGCCGCCGCCCAAAGCACGCCCGGGGCAGGAGCGGGAAGCCTTCTTAGCCCTGCTGCGGCAGCGGCACGGCTACACCCCCGCCTCCTCGGAGCGGTTCTGCCAGGAGGTGAGCGACCTCGCCTACCGCATCTCCCGCCGGCACCGGGCCTCGGGCCAGGTGGTGTACTTCGGGGTGTCGAGTGCGGAGCCCCCGGGGAAGAGCCTGCGCGACTGCACCCTGCGGGAGGTCATCCTGGACTACGTCACCCCGGAAGATTGGGCCCTGGTGAACCGGGAGAGTCCCCAGGCGCTCAAGTGGGCGCGCCTGGAGCGTCTTGCCACCTCCGCCTACGCCCAATGCGTGGCCCTGTCGCTGGCCGACCTCGGCTTTTTGCTGGGGCTGTCCACCGACGCGGTGGCCGACTGCATGAAGGAGCACCCCAAGGTGGTGCTGCCCATCCGGGGCCGGGTGGCCGACATGGGCCCCACGCTGTCGCACGCGGAGAAGATCATCCGGCTCTACATGGACGGGTACACGGAGACGGACATCGTGCGCCGCACGGGGCACAGCTACGAGAGCATCGAGCGGTACCTGATCGACTTTGCCCGCGTGACCTACTGCCTGGACCTGGGCATGCCCGTGCCCGCGGTGAGGATGGCCGTGGGCAGGTCGCGCAGGCTGGTGGAAAAGTACGCGGCCCTCTACCGGGAGTTCACGGCCACGGACGACTACATCTTCCGCATGGCCAGGATCCGCCGGATGGCCGAGGCCCACCCCCCGGAGAAAAAAGGGGCGCAAAGGGAGGAGATACAGTGACCCGAGAGCGGAAGGGGAGCGAAAGGTACGCGACCCTTCCCGCAAGGGACCTTCTGCCAGTCCAGGTGTCCCACCTCAGGGCGCGGTTCGAACTGGCGCCCCAGTCATACCTCGCGGAAGCCGTGGCCCGGATGACCAACGAGGCCATGGAGGCCTGGGAGAAGCAGCACGGGATCGAGCGGGTCAGGCCGGGCGAGATGCTCGTCACCTACCAGGGCAAGAACGTGAGGCTGCCCCTGCTTGATCCCGGGACCATCTCCCGCCTCGGGGAGCTCAGGGTGGAGGCGGTGAAGCGCCAGATCGAGCACCTGGAACTCGAGCGGCTGCAGGTGGAAAACCCC
The genomic region above belongs to Bacillota bacterium and contains:
- a CDS encoding DUF1670 domain-containing protein, coding for LAGMSRKMRERLTTPRAVLAVDRYLRGDDPATIRRELAVSRHLFSKWYLGFQYAVALSDRPADEIAEAIGEPPEVVAGWLGLWARYRDSKDGARERVPQKGVLPPPKARPGQEREAFLALLRQRHGYTPASSERFCQEVSDLAYRISRRHRASGQVVYFGVSSAEPPGKSLRDCTLREVILDYVTPEDWALVNRESPQALKWARLERLATSAYAQCVALSLADLGFLLGLSTDAVADCMKEHPKVVLPIRGRVADMGPTLSHAEKIIRLYMDGYTETDIVRRTGHSYESIERYLIDFARVTYCLDLGMPVPAVRMAVGRSRRLVEKYAALYREFTATDDYIFRMARIRRMAEAHPPEKKGAQREEIQ